A window of Kineosporia sp. NBRC 101731 contains these coding sequences:
- the recN gene encoding DNA repair protein RecN has protein sequence MHLRGLGVIDDAVLEFKPGLTVVTGETGAGKTMVVTGLGLLMGGRADAGAVREGYQSALVEGRLVLDPKNAAVTKAIEAGAELDDGDTLVIARTVSAEGRSRAHVGGRGVPNGLLGEMAGDLVAVHGQSDQIRLQSQSRQRESLDRFGGATVAKALATYRKTYAEMRKLDKKHREITQQFAERAAEAERLRAGLAEIEKVAPQPGEDHELKAESQRLSHAEGLQQAAATANEALSGESEGSGYAVAALMNQVRRALEGGAAHDPALGELGRRAAEIGYLVDDLATECASYAAGVEADPVRLAGVEDRRATLSHLVRGYGEDVDATLAWAQQASVRLLELDNDEQSVDELAERLRELRSTLARHAVALTKARRAAAARLAKAVTGELQELSMVGSRLFVEVTYKPDDEGLVLESDHTIDLIDPAGDTATMLGQGPPVAFGPDGADEIEMLLAPHPGASPRPLGKGASGGELSRVMLGLEVVLGAVDPVPTFVFDEVDSGVGGKAALGIGRRLARLARNSQVLVVTHLPQVAAFADQHLLVRKALSGEVTSSGVHTLDTEGRIRELARMLGGLEDSGSAQAHAEELLAMAEADRQLV, from the coding sequence ATGCACCTGCGCGGTCTGGGCGTGATCGACGACGCGGTGCTGGAATTCAAGCCCGGACTGACCGTCGTCACGGGCGAGACCGGCGCCGGTAAAACAATGGTCGTGACCGGACTAGGCCTGCTCATGGGTGGTCGGGCGGATGCCGGGGCGGTCCGTGAGGGTTACCAGAGCGCCCTGGTCGAGGGCCGGCTCGTCCTCGATCCGAAGAACGCGGCGGTGACCAAGGCGATCGAGGCGGGCGCGGAGCTGGACGACGGCGACACGCTCGTCATCGCCCGTACGGTCTCGGCCGAGGGCCGGTCGCGGGCCCATGTCGGGGGGCGCGGTGTGCCCAACGGGCTGCTCGGCGAGATGGCCGGCGACCTGGTGGCGGTGCACGGGCAGAGCGACCAGATCCGGTTGCAGTCGCAGTCGCGCCAGCGGGAGTCGCTCGACCGCTTCGGTGGTGCCACGGTGGCGAAGGCGCTGGCGACCTACCGCAAGACCTACGCCGAGATGCGCAAGCTCGACAAGAAGCACCGGGAGATCACCCAGCAGTTCGCCGAGCGCGCCGCGGAGGCCGAGCGGCTGCGCGCCGGGCTGGCGGAGATCGAGAAGGTCGCCCCGCAGCCGGGCGAGGACCACGAGCTGAAGGCCGAGTCGCAGCGCCTCTCGCACGCCGAGGGGCTGCAGCAGGCGGCGGCCACGGCCAACGAGGCCCTGTCGGGTGAGTCGGAGGGCAGCGGTTACGCCGTGGCCGCGCTGATGAACCAGGTCCGGCGGGCGCTCGAGGGCGGTGCCGCGCACGACCCGGCCCTGGGCGAGCTGGGCCGGCGGGCGGCGGAGATCGGCTACCTGGTGGACGACCTGGCCACCGAGTGCGCGTCGTACGCGGCCGGGGTGGAGGCCGACCCGGTGCGCCTGGCCGGGGTGGAAGACCGGCGCGCCACGCTGAGCCATCTGGTGCGGGGCTACGGCGAGGACGTCGACGCCACACTGGCCTGGGCGCAGCAGGCGTCGGTGCGGCTGCTGGAGCTGGACAACGACGAGCAGTCGGTGGACGAGCTGGCCGAGCGGCTGCGTGAGCTGCGCAGCACACTGGCCCGGCACGCGGTGGCGCTGACCAAGGCGCGGCGGGCGGCGGCGGCCCGGCTGGCCAAGGCCGTGACCGGCGAGCTGCAGGAACTGTCGATGGTCGGCTCCCGGCTGTTCGTGGAGGTGACGTACAAACCCGACGACGAGGGCCTGGTGCTGGAGTCGGACCACACGATCGACCTGATCGATCCGGCCGGTGACACCGCGACCATGCTGGGGCAGGGCCCGCCGGTGGCGTTCGGCCCGGACGGCGCCGACGAGATCGAGATGCTCCTCGCACCGCACCCCGGGGCGTCGCCGCGTCCGCTCGGCAAGGGCGCCTCGGGCGGTGAGCTGTCGCGCGTCATGCTCGGCCTGGAGGTCGTGCTCGGCGCGGTCGACCCGGTGCCCACGTTCGTGTTCGACGAGGTCGACTCCGGGGTCGGCGGCAAGGCGGCGCTGGGTATCGGCCGGCGGCTGGCCCGGCTCGCCCGCAACAGTCAGGTGCTCGTGGTGACCCACCTGCCGCAGGTCGCGGCCTTCGCCGACCAGCACCTTCTGGTGCGCAAGGCGCTCAGCGGCGAGGTCACGAGCAGTGGCGTGCACACGCTCGACACCGAGGGCCGGATCCGTGAGCTTGCTCGCATGCTGGGCGGCCTGGAGGACTCCGGCTCGGCCCAGGCGCACGCGGAGGAACTGCTCGCGATGGCCGAGGCGGATCGGCAGCTGGTCTGA
- the steA gene encoding putative cytokinetic ring protein SteA → MKLPSLSRGRRPEPAEGPGVHGVAKVDSRTKDLTKRLKPGDIAIINHTDIDRVAADALVGVRPAAVVNAAASISGRYPNLGPQILLAAGVLLIDGVGESVLTTITEGTRIRIDGNEIWVDGKVVARGTKQDAATVSAAMDDARAGLNVQLEAFAANTMEYLKKERDLLLDGVGVPDVKTSFEGRQSLIVVRGYHYKEDLATLRPYIREYRPVLVGVDGGADAILEAGYAPDMIVGDMDSVSDKALTCGAEIVVHAYRDGNAPGLVRVRELGVDPVVFPATGTSEDVAMLLADDKGASLIVAVGTHATLVEFLDKGRAGMASTFLTRLRVGTKLVDAKGVSRLYRQRISNWQLAVLAIAGLVALGVALASTEGGQTFYSLIGARWDDLTSWVQGWFTDPAPEALTQNWRGFLS, encoded by the coding sequence GTGAAGTTGCCGTCCCTCTCCCGTGGCCGCCGTCCCGAGCCGGCGGAAGGCCCGGGCGTCCACGGCGTCGCAAAGGTCGACAGTCGCACGAAAGACCTGACCAAGCGCCTGAAGCCGGGCGATATCGCGATCATCAACCACACCGATATCGACCGGGTGGCTGCCGACGCGCTGGTCGGCGTGCGGCCGGCCGCGGTGGTGAACGCGGCGGCCAGCATCTCCGGCCGCTACCCGAACCTCGGCCCGCAGATCCTGCTCGCGGCCGGTGTGCTCCTGATCGACGGCGTGGGCGAGTCCGTCCTCACCACGATCACCGAGGGCACCCGGATCCGGATCGACGGCAACGAGATCTGGGTCGACGGCAAGGTGGTGGCCCGCGGCACGAAGCAGGACGCCGCCACGGTCTCCGCCGCGATGGACGACGCCCGCGCCGGGCTCAACGTGCAGCTCGAGGCGTTCGCGGCGAACACCATGGAGTACCTGAAGAAGGAGCGCGACCTGCTCCTGGACGGTGTCGGCGTGCCTGACGTGAAGACGTCGTTCGAGGGCCGGCAGTCGCTCATCGTGGTGCGCGGGTACCACTACAAGGAAGACCTGGCCACGCTGCGCCCGTACATCCGCGAGTACCGTCCGGTGCTCGTCGGGGTGGACGGCGGGGCCGACGCCATCCTGGAGGCCGGCTATGCCCCCGACATGATCGTCGGTGACATGGACTCGGTCTCTGACAAGGCATTGACCTGCGGCGCCGAGATCGTCGTGCACGCCTACCGGGACGGCAACGCGCCCGGCCTGGTGCGGGTGCGCGAACTCGGTGTCGACCCGGTGGTGTTCCCGGCCACCGGTACCAGCGAAGACGTCGCGATGCTGCTGGCCGACGACAAGGGCGCCTCGCTCATCGTCGCCGTCGGCACGCACGCCACCCTGGTCGAGTTCCTCGACAAGGGCCGCGCCGGCATGGCCAGCACCTTCCTGACCCGCCTGCGTGTCGGCACCAAACTCGTCGACGCCAAGGGCGTGTCCCGGCTCTACCGCCAGCGCATCAGCAACTGGCAGCTCGCCGTCCTGGCGATCGCCGGGCTGGTCGCGCTGGGTGTCGCGCTCGCCTCGACCGAGGGCGGGCAGACGTTCTATTCGCTGATCGGGGCACGCTGGGACGACCTGACCTCCTGGGTGCAGGGCTGGTTCACCGATCCTGCACCGGAAGCACTGACGCAGAACTGGCGGGGATTCCTCAGCTGA
- a CDS encoding copper transporter yields MIDFRYHLVSLISVFLALAVGIVLGAGPLQDSIGSTLTEQVNALRLDRDDLRDQLATANSAVTHRDEFAQATTPALVAGALTGRSIVVVTLPGVEDDVIEPLTDAVTTAGGSVTGRINIGEDWTASDKETGRTDALSTLTGKLPSGYVPTDGSTSERLAQTLSTSVVTSVSDTASGDTADAATALSGLTDAGLIEVDGSVNGLASAALVVVPANPDAISDASSTAGVGGDSVPAYVSLVAKLDSSGGGAVATGPASAATSGGVLDSIRDDKTVEAEVSTVDTGSTAMGVASAVLALQEQLAGGSGSYGFAEGVDDILPPITVRPVETPTTESTTKKKGDK; encoded by the coding sequence ATGATCGATTTCCGGTACCACCTCGTTTCCCTCATCTCGGTGTTCCTGGCCCTCGCGGTCGGCATCGTGCTGGGCGCCGGGCCGCTCCAGGACTCCATCGGCTCCACGCTGACCGAGCAGGTCAACGCGCTGCGCCTGGACCGCGACGACCTGCGTGACCAGCTGGCCACGGCGAACTCGGCCGTGACCCACCGCGACGAGTTCGCCCAGGCCACCACGCCCGCCCTGGTCGCGGGGGCGCTGACCGGCCGCTCGATCGTCGTCGTCACCCTGCCCGGGGTGGAGGACGACGTGATCGAGCCGCTGACCGATGCGGTGACCACGGCCGGCGGCAGCGTCACCGGCCGTATCAACATCGGCGAGGACTGGACCGCCTCCGACAAGGAGACGGGCCGCACCGACGCGCTCAGCACCCTCACCGGGAAGCTGCCCAGCGGATACGTGCCCACCGACGGCAGCACCAGCGAGCGTCTGGCCCAGACGCTGTCGACCTCGGTCGTCACCTCGGTCAGCGACACCGCCTCGGGTGACACCGCCGACGCCGCGACCGCGCTGAGCGGCCTGACCGACGCCGGCCTGATCGAGGTCGACGGCAGTGTGAACGGCCTGGCCTCGGCCGCCCTGGTGGTGGTCCCGGCCAACCCGGACGCCATCAGCGACGCCTCGTCCACGGCCGGGGTCGGCGGCGACAGCGTGCCCGCCTACGTCTCCCTGGTCGCCAAGCTCGACTCCAGCGGTGGTGGCGCGGTGGCCACCGGCCCGGCCTCGGCCGCGACCAGCGGCGGCGTGCTCGACTCGATCCGCGACGACAAGACGGTGGAGGCCGAGGTGTCCACCGTCGACACCGGCTCGACCGCGATGGGGGTGGCGTCTGCCGTGCTCGCCCTGCAGGAACAGCTCGCCGGGGGATCCGGCTCGTACGGCTTCGCCGAGGGGGTGGACGACATCCTGCCGCCGATCACGGTGCGCCCGGTCGAGACCCCCACCACCGAGAGCACGACCAAGAAGAAGGGCGACAAGTGA
- a CDS encoding lipid II flippase MurJ, with translation MSADDLTPTPATPTPATPTPVPGTPPPASSAGSVGRGLLASAALIAAVTVVARVVGFGRWLSFSTGVGSYGVGEAYSSANLLPNVLYEVVAGGALASAVVPLLAGPLARGNRVEIDRIVSALIGWVLVVLVPLSVVLALLAGPLSKVLVDGDIDGQRALVARMIAVFAPQVALYGIGVVLTGALTAHRRFFWPAAAPLLSSLVVIVAYQVYGALTVSKQEVATLPGGAEAWLAWGTTAGVAVMTLPLLVPIRKAGIRIRPTLTFPSGVARRGLALAAAGISALLAQQASLLVALLLANHSDMVGAYIVFQYTQAVYLLPYAVLAVPLATSAFPRLAERANLGDHAGFAATAASSTRLVVLVSLFGTAVLAGAAVPVGEFFTAIDRSGKSSQALASMGTALTVMAPGLIGFALIAHIGRALYARERGRAAAVATAAGWGVVIVGSVVGVRVTSVVTGLAWGNTIGMSVAGLLLVLALRRVAGPGSTEGLGRLVLLAGLAALAAAAAGQGVSHLVLDGRAATVVWSLVAGVLAGAVATGVFGVLLAVLDRKNLGMLTERILRRSNS, from the coding sequence GTGAGCGCTGACGACCTGACGCCCACACCAGCCACGCCCACACCAGCCACGCCCACACCCGTCCCCGGAACGCCACCCCCCGCGTCCTCAGCCGGATCGGTCGGGAGGGGCCTGCTCGCCTCGGCCGCGCTGATCGCCGCCGTGACCGTGGTGGCTCGTGTGGTCGGGTTCGGGCGCTGGCTGTCGTTCTCCACCGGGGTCGGGTCGTACGGTGTGGGGGAGGCCTACTCCTCGGCGAATCTCCTGCCCAACGTGCTCTACGAAGTGGTCGCGGGCGGTGCCCTGGCGAGCGCCGTGGTGCCGTTGTTGGCGGGTCCGCTGGCGCGTGGCAACCGGGTGGAGATCGACCGGATCGTCTCGGCGCTGATCGGCTGGGTGCTGGTGGTGCTCGTGCCGCTGTCGGTGGTACTCGCGCTGCTGGCCGGGCCGTTGTCGAAGGTGCTCGTCGACGGGGACATCGATGGGCAACGGGCTCTCGTCGCCCGGATGATCGCCGTGTTCGCCCCGCAGGTGGCCCTCTACGGCATCGGTGTGGTGCTGACCGGCGCCCTGACAGCCCACCGGCGCTTCTTCTGGCCCGCGGCCGCGCCCCTGCTGTCGAGCCTCGTGGTGATTGTGGCCTATCAGGTCTACGGCGCACTGACCGTGTCGAAGCAGGAAGTGGCCACCCTTCCCGGAGGAGCGGAGGCATGGCTGGCCTGGGGCACGACCGCCGGGGTCGCGGTGATGACTCTGCCGTTGCTGGTGCCGATCCGGAAGGCCGGCATCCGCATCCGTCCCACCCTGACCTTTCCGTCGGGGGTGGCCCGCCGGGGCCTGGCCCTCGCCGCGGCCGGCATCTCCGCGCTCCTGGCCCAGCAGGCGTCCCTACTGGTGGCCCTGCTCCTGGCCAACCACAGTGACATGGTCGGCGCCTACATTGTCTTCCAGTACACCCAGGCCGTCTACCTGCTGCCCTACGCCGTACTCGCCGTGCCGCTGGCGACCAGCGCGTTCCCGCGTCTGGCCGAACGGGCGAACCTGGGTGACCACGCCGGTTTCGCCGCGACCGCCGCGAGCAGTACCCGCCTGGTGGTGCTGGTCTCGCTGTTCGGCACGGCCGTGCTGGCCGGTGCCGCCGTGCCGGTGGGGGAGTTCTTCACTGCGATCGACAGGTCGGGCAAGAGCTCGCAGGCCCTCGCCTCGATGGGTACGGCGCTCACCGTGATGGCCCCGGGCCTGATCGGCTTCGCGCTGATCGCCCACATCGGCCGCGCCCTCTACGCCCGCGAGCGCGGCCGGGCCGCGGCCGTCGCGACCGCCGCGGGCTGGGGCGTCGTGATCGTCGGCTCGGTGGTCGGGGTCCGTGTCACCTCGGTCGTGACCGGGCTGGCGTGGGGCAACACGATCGGCATGAGTGTCGCCGGACTGCTGCTGGTGCTGGCATTGCGCCGGGTGGCCGGTCCGGGTTCCACGGAGGGCCTGGGACGGCTCGTGCTGCTGGCCGGGCTCGCGGCCCTGGCCGCCGCGGCCGCCGGGCAGGGGGTGTCCCACCTGGTGCTCGACGGGCGGGCCGCGACCGTGGTCTGGAGTCTGGTGGCCGGTGTGCTCGCCGGTGCGGTGGCGACGGGTGTGTTCGGTGTGCTCCTCGCGGTGCTGGACCGCAAGAATCTGGGCATGCTGACCGAACGGATCTTGCGGAGGAGCAACTCTTGA
- a CDS encoding glycosyltransferase family 4 protein: MSADRVLLVTGPATGGVAGHVAGLASGLAGLGWDVAVFTSPVTANRLPTTGVRVFPEWPTGRHNVRTALETLRGLIAGATVVHAHGHQAGLLTVLAAATLGQRRRPVIVTWHNAVLGSGPKRRVQALAEQVQARQADLVTGASSDLVERARALGAKNPELTIVSAQAPEPRTQGSSPASPVGLDSGLEPRRGPLVLTVSRIAPQKRLDVLVDAAALLSADVLGVRWAVAGDGDLELLDELERQRNRANAPVVFLGRREDVPALLEEADVFALSSDWEARPLAVQEAMAAGVPVVATAVGGVCDLLADAGALVQPGSAPALAAAVKELLNDPLRAADLAQRARARVASLPDEDEVTQGWSDRYRQLVPASR; encoded by the coding sequence TTGAGTGCTGATCGTGTTCTGCTCGTCACCGGACCGGCCACCGGCGGTGTCGCCGGGCACGTGGCCGGGCTGGCGTCCGGCCTGGCCGGACTGGGCTGGGACGTCGCGGTGTTCACCAGTCCGGTGACGGCCAACCGGCTGCCCACGACGGGTGTCCGGGTGTTCCCGGAGTGGCCCACCGGGCGGCACAACGTGCGGACCGCCCTGGAGACCCTGCGCGGTCTCATCGCCGGCGCCACCGTGGTGCACGCTCATGGCCACCAGGCCGGGCTGCTGACGGTGCTGGCTGCCGCCACGCTCGGCCAACGCCGTCGCCCGGTGATTGTGACCTGGCACAACGCCGTCCTGGGCAGCGGTCCCAAGCGTCGCGTGCAGGCCCTCGCCGAACAGGTCCAGGCCCGGCAGGCCGACCTGGTCACCGGGGCCTCGTCCGACCTGGTCGAGCGGGCCCGGGCCCTGGGCGCGAAAAACCCGGAGCTGACGATCGTGTCGGCGCAGGCGCCCGAGCCACGGACACAGGGGAGCTCACCGGCGTCCCCCGTTGGCCTCGACAGCGGCCTCGAGCCGCGTCGCGGACCCCTGGTGCTCACCGTGTCGCGGATCGCCCCGCAGAAGCGCCTGGACGTGCTCGTGGACGCCGCCGCGCTGCTGTCGGCGGACGTGCTCGGCGTGCGCTGGGCCGTCGCGGGTGACGGTGACCTGGAGCTCCTGGACGAACTGGAGCGGCAGCGCAACCGCGCGAACGCTCCCGTGGTCTTCCTGGGGCGCCGCGAGGACGTGCCCGCGCTGCTGGAGGAGGCCGACGTGTTCGCCCTGTCCAGCGACTGGGAGGCCCGTCCGCTGGCGGTGCAGGAGGCGATGGCCGCCGGGGTGCCGGTGGTCGCCACCGCCGTGGGCGGGGTCTGCGACCTGCTCGCCGACGCCGGTGCGCTCGTGCAGCCCGGTTCGGCACCGGCGCTCGCGGCCGCGGTGAAGGAACTGCTGAACGATCCGCTGCGGGCAGCCGATCTTGCGCAGCGGGCTCGAGCCCGGGTGGCGTCGCTGCCCGACGAGGACGAGGTCACGCAGGGTTGGTCGGATCGATACCGGCAGTTGGTCCCCGCGTCCAGATGA
- a CDS encoding CTP synthase, giving the protein MAQRIPEHTKQIFVTGGVASSLGKGLSASSLGHLLRARGLRVAMQKLDPYLNVDPGTMNPFQHGEVFVTDDGAETDLDIGHYERFLDVEFGQSANVTTGQVYSSVIAKERRGEYLGDTVQVIPHITDEIKSRMRAQASVADVIITEIGGTVGDIESLPFLEAARQVRREVGRDNVLFIHVSLVPYLAPSGELKTKPTQHSVAALRNIGIQPDALICRSDRDIPESMKRKIALTCDVDLEAVVTCADAPSIYDIPKVLHSEGLDAFVVRRLNLSFRDVEWDDWNELLRRVHQPRHRIDLALVGKYIDLPDAYLSVTEALRAGGFDQDAKVNIRWVAADTCATREGAAKALRGVDAICVPGGFGVRGIEGKLGALTYARENQIPTLGLCLGLQAMVIEYARSVAGLAGASSTEFEPDAKHPVIATMDEQKHIVSGDGDMGGTMRLGAYPAVLAEGSIVREVYGSAKVSERHRHRYEVNNNYLKQLEDAGLSFSGMSPDRSLVEFVELPREVHPYYVGTQAHPEFKSRPDRAHPLFAGLIAAAVDRQRAERLVDVETPRAADADSPAEAGEDTDSQTTETVTA; this is encoded by the coding sequence GTGGCTCAGCGGATACCAGAACACACCAAGCAGATCTTCGTCACGGGTGGCGTCGCCTCTTCTCTCGGCAAGGGGCTGTCGGCTTCCAGCCTGGGTCACCTTCTCCGGGCCCGCGGCTTGCGCGTCGCGATGCAGAAGCTCGACCCATACCTGAATGTCGACCCCGGCACGATGAACCCGTTCCAGCACGGCGAGGTCTTCGTGACCGACGACGGTGCCGAGACGGACCTCGACATCGGGCACTACGAGCGTTTCCTCGACGTGGAGTTCGGCCAGTCGGCCAACGTGACCACGGGCCAGGTCTACTCGTCCGTGATCGCCAAGGAGCGCCGGGGCGAGTACCTCGGCGACACCGTGCAGGTCATCCCGCACATCACTGACGAGATCAAGTCGCGGATGCGGGCCCAGGCCAGCGTCGCCGACGTGATCATCACCGAGATCGGTGGCACCGTCGGTGACATCGAGTCGCTGCCGTTCCTCGAGGCCGCCCGTCAGGTGCGCCGCGAGGTGGGGCGCGACAACGTCCTCTTCATCCACGTCTCCCTGGTGCCCTACCTGGCCCCCAGCGGCGAGCTGAAGACCAAGCCCACCCAGCACTCGGTGGCGGCCCTGCGCAACATCGGCATCCAGCCGGACGCGCTGATCTGCCGCTCCGACCGCGACATCCCCGAGAGCATGAAGCGCAAGATCGCGCTGACCTGCGACGTCGACCTCGAGGCGGTTGTCACCTGCGCCGACGCGCCGTCCATCTACGACATCCCCAAGGTGCTGCACTCCGAGGGACTCGACGCCTTCGTGGTGCGCCGCCTGAACCTGTCGTTCCGCGATGTCGAGTGGGACGACTGGAACGAGCTGCTGCGCCGGGTGCACCAGCCGCGGCACCGGATCGACCTGGCCCTGGTGGGTAAGTACATCGACCTGCCCGACGCCTACCTGTCGGTCACCGAGGCCCTGCGCGCCGGTGGCTTCGACCAGGACGCCAAGGTCAACATCCGCTGGGTCGCCGCCGACACCTGCGCGACCCGTGAGGGCGCGGCCAAGGCCCTGCGCGGCGTCGACGCGATCTGCGTGCCGGGTGGTTTCGGCGTGCGGGGGATCGAGGGCAAGCTCGGCGCCCTGACCTACGCCCGGGAGAACCAGATCCCCACCCTGGGACTGTGTCTCGGCCTCCAGGCGATGGTGATCGAGTACGCCCGCAGCGTCGCCGGCCTGGCCGGTGCCAGCAGCACCGAGTTCGAGCCGGACGCGAAGCACCCGGTCATCGCCACCATGGACGAGCAGAAACACATCGTCTCGGGCGACGGCGACATGGGCGGCACCATGCGCCTGGGTGCCTACCCGGCCGTGCTCGCCGAGGGCAGCATCGTGCGTGAGGTGTACGGCAGCGCCAAGGTCTCCGAGCGTCACCGGCACCGCTACGAGGTCAACAACAACTACCTCAAGCAGCTTGAGGACGCGGGTCTCTCCTTCTCCGGGATGTCCCCCGACCGGTCGCTGGTCGAGTTCGTGGAGCTTCCTCGCGAGGTGCACCCGTACTACGTGGGCACCCAGGCCCACCCCGAGTTCAAGTCCCGCCCCGATCGGGCGCACCCGCTGTTCGCCGGGCTCATCGCCGCGGCCGTCGACCGGCAGCGCGCCGAGCGGCTGGTCGACGTCGAGACGCCGCGGGCGGCAGACGCGGACTCACCGGCCGAGGCCGGCGAGGACACCGATTCCCAGACGACTGAGACGGTGACCGCGTGA